Proteins encoded within one genomic window of Calonectris borealis chromosome 1, bCalBor7.hap1.2, whole genome shotgun sequence:
- the CHORDC1 gene encoding cysteine and histidine-rich domain-containing protein 1 isoform X1: MSLLCYNRGCGQRFDPETNTEDSCTYHPGVPVFHDALKGWSCCKRRTTDFSDFLSIVGCTKGFHNSEKPPEPVKPEVKTTSERKELAELKPKFQEHIIQAPKPLETIKRPSPDEPMTNLQLKVSASLKQALDKLKLSSENEEKKEEDSDEIKIGTACKNAGCSKTYEGPHSTEEVCIYHSGVAIFHEGMKYWSCCKRKTSDFNTFLAQEGCTTGTHVWTKKDAGKKVVPCRHDWHQTGGEVTISVYAKNSVPDLSYVEANSTMLNIHIVFEGEKEFHHSVKLWGVIDVKRSYVNMTATKIELTMRKAEPLLWASLELPVSNTQQKKENSDQ, translated from the exons ATGTCGTTGCTCTGCTACAACCGGGGCTGCGGCCAGCGCTTCGACCCTGAAACCAACACGGAGG ATTCATGCACGTATCATCCAGGTGTGCCAGTCTTTCATGATGCTCTCAAA GGTTGGTCATGTTGTAAGAGAAGAACGACCGATTTTTCTGACTTCTTAAGTATTGTG GGCTGTACAAAGGGTTTCCATAACAGTGAGAAACCTCCTGAGCCTGTTAAGCCAGAAGTCAAAACTACCTCTGAACGAAAGGAGCTAGCTGAACTGAAACCCAAATTTCAAGAACACATAATTCAGGCACCAAAACCATTGGAAACAATTAAAAGGCCAAG CCCAGATGAGCCAATGACAAATTTGCAGCTGAAAGTGTCAGCTTCCTTGAAGCAAGCACTAGATAAACTGAAACTGTCATCAGAAAACGAAGAGAAAAAAG AGGAAGACAGTGATGAAATCAAGATTGGGACGGCATGTAAAAATGCAGGCTGTTCAAAA ACGTACGAAGGACCACACAGCACGGAAGAAGTATGTATATACCATTCTGGTGTAGCTATATTCCATGAAGG GATGAAGTATTGGAgctgttgtaaaagaaaaacatctgactTCAATACATTTTTAGCTCAAGAAGGCTGCACAACAGGAACACATGTATGGACTAAAAAGGATGCA GGAAAGAAAGTAGTTCCATGCAGGCATGATTGGCATCAGACTGGAGGAGAAGTGACTATTTCTGTATATGCTAAAAACTCTGTTCCTGATCTGAGCTACGTAGAAGCAAATAGCACAATG TTAAATATCCATATTGTatttgaaggagaaaaggaaTTTCATCACAGTGTGAAATTATGGGGA GTAATCGATGTAAAGAGGAGTTATGTGAACATGACGGCTACAAAGATTGAGCTGACtatgagaaaagcagagcccctaTTATGGGCAAGTCTTGAATTACCGGTATctaacacacaacaaaaaaaagagaattcagaTCAATAA
- the CHORDC1 gene encoding cysteine and histidine-rich domain-containing protein 1 isoform X2: MSLLCYNRGCGQRFDPETNTEDSCTYHPGVPVFHDALKGWSCCKRRTTDFSDFLSIVGCTKGFHNSEKPPEPVKPEVKTTSERKELAELKPKFQEHIIQAPKPLETIKRPSPDEPMTNLQLKVSASLKQALDKLKLSSENEEKKEEDSDEIKIGTACKNAGCSKTYEGPHSTEEVCIYHSGVAIFHEGMKYWSCCKRKTSDFNTFLAQEGCTTGTHVWTKKDAGKKVVPCRHDWHQTGGEVTISVYAKNSVPDLSYVEANSTMVIDVKRSYVNMTATKIELTMRKAEPLLWASLELPVSNTQQKKENSDQ, from the exons ATGTCGTTGCTCTGCTACAACCGGGGCTGCGGCCAGCGCTTCGACCCTGAAACCAACACGGAGG ATTCATGCACGTATCATCCAGGTGTGCCAGTCTTTCATGATGCTCTCAAA GGTTGGTCATGTTGTAAGAGAAGAACGACCGATTTTTCTGACTTCTTAAGTATTGTG GGCTGTACAAAGGGTTTCCATAACAGTGAGAAACCTCCTGAGCCTGTTAAGCCAGAAGTCAAAACTACCTCTGAACGAAAGGAGCTAGCTGAACTGAAACCCAAATTTCAAGAACACATAATTCAGGCACCAAAACCATTGGAAACAATTAAAAGGCCAAG CCCAGATGAGCCAATGACAAATTTGCAGCTGAAAGTGTCAGCTTCCTTGAAGCAAGCACTAGATAAACTGAAACTGTCATCAGAAAACGAAGAGAAAAAAG AGGAAGACAGTGATGAAATCAAGATTGGGACGGCATGTAAAAATGCAGGCTGTTCAAAA ACGTACGAAGGACCACACAGCACGGAAGAAGTATGTATATACCATTCTGGTGTAGCTATATTCCATGAAGG GATGAAGTATTGGAgctgttgtaaaagaaaaacatctgactTCAATACATTTTTAGCTCAAGAAGGCTGCACAACAGGAACACATGTATGGACTAAAAAGGATGCA GGAAAGAAAGTAGTTCCATGCAGGCATGATTGGCATCAGACTGGAGGAGAAGTGACTATTTCTGTATATGCTAAAAACTCTGTTCCTGATCTGAGCTACGTAGAAGCAAATAGCACAATG GTAATCGATGTAAAGAGGAGTTATGTGAACATGACGGCTACAAAGATTGAGCTGACtatgagaaaagcagagcccctaTTATGGGCAAGTCTTGAATTACCGGTATctaacacacaacaaaaaaaagagaattcagaTCAATAA